A genome region from Rickettsiales endosymbiont of Stachyamoeba lipophora includes the following:
- a CDS encoding GNAT family N-acetyltransferase, giving the protein MIQNIKDFIHKRFAKKGYIIKEGNLYCRPLTQKDRDLIKKIYSDPYCRALLVGDVNPDDQPITEWIGKMINEYDKCGLSFYAVCKKGEKGENEEKVGIVGLGLNPPKTELELPWVSIHYAFPSGSHQKGYCTRICQELVRFAVEELKIESIHAQTLSYNKVSQLILRRLGFQPNGTEICTKSYKDEYVTKFLLTRESYNQASTQEKITIESVLHKDSRYFRDLINKDYKKWYNDRENVESNKVYNKRIINYLNIVSTPGIKREIY; this is encoded by the coding sequence ATGATACAGAATATTAAGGACTTTATACATAAGCGTTTTGCAAAAAAAGGTTATATCATTAAAGAGGGTAATCTTTATTGCCGCCCTTTAACTCAAAAAGATAGAGATCTAATTAAGAAAATATATTCTGATCCTTATTGCCGTGCTTTGTTAGTTGGAGATGTTAATCCCGATGATCAACCAATAACGGAATGGATAGGCAAAATGATTAACGAGTATGATAAATGTGGGTTATCTTTTTATGCAGTATGTAAAAAAGGCGAAAAAGGAGAAAATGAAGAAAAAGTAGGTATAGTAGGTTTAGGATTAAATCCTCCTAAAACTGAGCTTGAGCTTCCTTGGGTTAGCATTCATTATGCATTTCCATCTGGTTCACATCAAAAAGGTTACTGTACTAGAATTTGCCAAGAATTAGTAAGATTTGCTGTTGAAGAATTAAAAATTGAAAGTATACATGCTCAAACTTTGTCCTATAATAAAGTTTCTCAGCTTATACTAAGAAGGCTTGGTTTTCAGCCAAATGGAACTGAAATATGTACCAAAAGTTATAAAGATGAGTATGTAACTAAGTTTTTGCTGACACGCGAATCATATAACCAAGCTTCAACTCAGGAAAAGATTACGATAGAATCTGTCCTACATAAGGATTCAAGATATTTTAGAGACCTTATAAACAAAGATTATAAGAAATGGTACAACGATAGAGAAAATGTCGAATCAAATAAAGTATATAACAAAAGAATTATAAATTATCTAAACATAGTATCTACTCCTGGTATTAAGAGAGAGATATACTAG
- a CDS encoding DUF1788 domain-containing protein has product MESLGINKGFDFLLKYLDKKLNITVIINDIARLARDEAYSITFILRLNLQKHDQKDRM; this is encoded by the coding sequence TTGGAGTCATTAGGTATCAATAAAGGATTTGACTTTCTATTAAAGTATCTGGATAAAAAACTGAATATAACAGTAATTATAAATGATATTGCTAGATTAGCAAGGGATGAAGCTTATAGCATAACTTTTATTCTAAGATTGAACTTGCAGAAGCATGATCAAAAAGACAGGATGTAA
- a CDS encoding phosphotransferase-like protein, producing MTKCIILNGASSSGKSTIIKALQTLMPDLAHVRLSDIAFLYFGMFHDNYFHDPEWGEVRYKRQVAIREMVIAQSLIMLKQGFDICIDTTFDGPKADEMMQYYLGSLKDFNPIMIGIICDLEVLEQREIARGDRKAGWGRAQIEDGIHQNRPYAFTVDNTTNSPEETTKIIFNNLKNF from the coding sequence ATGACCAAATGTATTATACTTAACGGAGCTTCTAGTAGCGGCAAATCAACAATTATCAAAGCCCTACAAACACTTATGCCTGATTTAGCTCATGTAAGATTATCAGATATTGCCTTCCTTTATTTTGGTATGTTTCATGATAATTATTTTCATGATCCCGAATGGGGAGAAGTTAGATATAAACGCCAAGTAGCAATAAGAGAAATGGTTATTGCTCAAAGCTTAATTATGCTTAAGCAGGGATTTGATATCTGTATAGATACTACCTTTGATGGCCCCAAAGCAGATGAGATGATGCAATATTATCTAGGCAGCTTAAAAGATTTTAATCCTATTATGATTGGCATAATTTGTGATTTAGAAGTTTTAGAACAGCGTGAAATAGCTCGAGGTGATCGTAAAGCAGGCTGGGGACGCGCCCAAATTGAAGACGGCATTCATCAAAACAGACCTTATGCGTTTACAGTAGATAACACCACTAATTCACCTGAGGAAACCACAAAGATAATTTTTAACAACCTCAAGAATTTTTAA
- a CDS encoding NUDIX domain-containing protein: MNNIVVKVRGVIVEENHILLLTPTEKNTNFNTDQFFLPGGHVELGEPAWLALRREIKEELGINTVYEEFLGVLECSWNNKGRLYHEINMVFKIKCDGLSIKHAPQSLEDPVKFIWCPLSELEKYNILPQKFLTILPLWLRKSDQSAYSSQML, translated from the coding sequence ATGAACAATATAGTAGTTAAAGTTAGAGGAGTCATTGTGGAAGAAAATCATATACTTTTACTCACTCCAACAGAAAAAAATACCAATTTTAATACCGACCAATTTTTCTTACCTGGGGGTCATGTTGAACTTGGTGAGCCAGCCTGGTTAGCTTTAAGAAGAGAGATAAAAGAAGAATTGGGTATTAATACGGTCTATGAAGAGTTCTTAGGAGTTCTTGAGTGTTCTTGGAATAATAAAGGAAGATTGTATCATGAGATAAACATGGTATTTAAGATAAAGTGCGATGGTTTAAGCATAAAACATGCTCCGCAATCCTTAGAAGATCCTGTAAAATTTATCTGGTGTCCTCTTAGCGAGTTGGAAAAATATAATATACTTCCACAAAAATTTTTAACGATTTTACCTTTGTGGTTAAGAAAGAGTGATCAATCAGCATATTCCAGCCAAATGTTATAG
- a CDS encoding YiiD C-terminal domain-containing protein — protein sequence MKPIDLQNYLHKNIPISVALGVEVKDATCSRVVLSAPIELNINHKGTVFGGSLHSLATLSCWGLVFMNLADYPLPTEIVIANSEIKYLTPVKNNFTVECSTIDKHDWIQFKEVLDEKGKSRIKLNANIYQGGDLAIDYQGVFVAISKK from the coding sequence ATGAAACCGATTGATCTTCAAAATTACCTTCATAAAAATATTCCTATTTCAGTTGCTTTAGGAGTAGAGGTCAAAGATGCTACTTGCAGCAGGGTAGTATTAAGCGCTCCAATTGAGTTAAATATTAATCATAAAGGAACAGTGTTTGGGGGTAGCTTGCACTCTTTAGCTACTTTATCTTGTTGGGGTTTAGTTTTTATGAATCTAGCAGATTATCCGCTACCAACGGAGATTGTTATTGCTAATAGTGAAATTAAATACCTCACTCCCGTAAAAAACAATTTTACCGTAGAGTGTTCTACAATCGATAAACATGATTGGATACAATTTAAAGAAGTACTCGATGAAAAAGGTAAAAGCCGTATTAAGCTAAATGCTAATATTTATCAAGGCGGAGATTTAGCAATTGATTATCAGGGAGTTTTTGTGGCAATTAGTAAAAAATAA